A stretch of the Arthrobacter sp. PAMC 25486 genome encodes the following:
- a CDS encoding MFS transporter: MALSFKHKLLLATPVPATWMSNVIIHNVYIKFYTDVIGLSPEYVGWVYLAFNFWNILNDPVFGFMLDKMKYRPGRGKFLLVMRRTIPFMLVGLAAMAWSSPSWPEGVIFTVFLLQLFLFDVASTFYLISAISYGFLAAPTREDRIDVEVVKTWVGNISSAFATILATQLLVGDAITEHTTMATLLMGVVLLNAALYLIPAIKLKDPPELYERGDAGEESVTWTQLKKDAKSIMSMRAFWAWFAFGTTALAPMGMYFTAFLYLMDHVIRSSGTEATIADIGSMVVVLVLLPLLARAIKRLGSRTAIYIAFVPYLGGLSALFFVTQWWHMLIAYMFIMTGRYMMTTAGVALEGALIDDNERLTGTRKTGSFASLRALMSAPLTGTQTTIFMWVIAAYGYEQSAEVQSAAAQWGIRFATAGVPILFGVLGIVALLFLPYNKKIEAEISEFSRARRGEGTAFVSTGGNRGAAPLMDELDQTVQSMEGDRAAE; encoded by the coding sequence ATGGCGCTGTCGTTCAAACACAAGCTCCTGCTGGCGACGCCTGTGCCGGCGACGTGGATGTCGAACGTCATCATCCACAACGTCTACATCAAGTTCTACACGGACGTCATTGGGCTCTCACCCGAGTATGTGGGCTGGGTCTACCTGGCCTTCAACTTCTGGAACATCTTGAACGACCCGGTCTTCGGCTTCATGCTCGACAAAATGAAGTACCGCCCTGGGCGCGGCAAGTTCCTGTTGGTCATGCGGCGCACCATTCCGTTCATGCTGGTCGGGTTGGCGGCCATGGCGTGGAGCAGCCCGTCCTGGCCGGAAGGGGTGATTTTTACCGTCTTCCTCCTGCAGCTCTTCCTCTTCGATGTCGCATCCACGTTCTACCTGATTTCCGCCATCAGTTACGGGTTCTTAGCCGCACCCACTCGCGAAGACCGGATCGACGTCGAGGTTGTCAAAACTTGGGTCGGAAACATTTCTTCGGCATTTGCGACCATCCTCGCAACGCAACTGCTGGTGGGCGATGCCATCACGGAGCACACCACCATGGCGACCTTACTCATGGGGGTGGTGCTCCTCAACGCCGCGCTCTACCTGATACCCGCCATCAAGCTCAAGGACCCGCCCGAGTTGTATGAACGCGGCGACGCTGGCGAAGAGTCTGTCACCTGGACGCAGTTGAAGAAGGACGCAAAATCCATCATGTCGATGCGGGCCTTCTGGGCATGGTTCGCCTTCGGCACCACGGCATTGGCCCCCATGGGCATGTACTTCACGGCCTTTCTCTATCTCATGGACCACGTCATCCGAAGCAGCGGAACGGAGGCGACCATCGCGGATATCGGCTCCATGGTGGTGGTTCTGGTCCTGCTTCCACTGCTGGCACGCGCGATCAAAAGGCTGGGCAGCCGCACCGCCATTTACATCGCCTTCGTGCCGTACCTTGGCGGGCTCAGCGCACTGTTTTTCGTGACGCAGTGGTGGCACATGCTGATCGCCTACATGTTCATCATGACGGGGAGGTACATGATGACGACGGCGGGCGTCGCACTGGAGGGGGCCCTCATCGATGACAACGAGCGGCTCACGGGAACGCGCAAGACCGGTTCATTTGCTTCCCTGCGCGCCCTGATGTCTGCGCCCCTCACCGGCACTCAGACCACCATCTTCATGTGGGTCATCGCAGCTTATGGATACGAGCAGAGCGCCGAAGTCCAGTCTGCGGCGGCACAATGGGGGATCAGGTTTGCAACAGCAGGGGTGCCGATCCTGTTTGGTGTCCTGGGCATCGTGGCATTGCTGTTCCTGCCGTACAACAAGAAAATCGAGGCAGAGATCAGTGAGTTCTCCCGTGCAAGGCGTGGCGAGGGGACAGCCTTTGTTTCGACTGGAGGGAATCGGGGTGCCGCGCCGCTGATGGACGAATTGGACCAGACGGTTCAGTCCATGGAAGGGGATCGTGCCGCAGAATAA
- a CDS encoding type II toxin-antitoxin system RelE/ParE family toxin, whose protein sequence is MLSMRSPMNRAPGSLQLSGGDGELRIRVGDYRIVYDVVDSELVILVLRLRHRREVYR, encoded by the coding sequence ATGCTATCGATGCGCTCGCCGATGAACCGCGCGCCTGGCTCTCTGCAGTTGAGCGGTGGTGACGGAGAACTGCGAATTCGCGTTGGTGACTACCGCATTGTCTACGATGTCGTTGACAGTGAACTCGTCATCCTCGTGCTGCGCCTACGCCACCGGCGAGAGGTGTATCGCTGA
- a CDS encoding 2-isopropylmalate synthase: MTKTSFPHISTPAGDRPESAPSWNQQRYSQMPSHRYTNVYSRVEVPIAERDWPTRQLTEAPQWVPVDLRDGNQALAEPMDPARKRRFFELMVAMGYKEIEVGYPSASQTDYDFVRQIADADIAPDDVTIVVFTPARRDLIERTVTSIQGISNPVVIHMYTATAPTWRNLVLGYEREALKELILAGGRDVLEFAGDMPNVRFEFSPEVFNLTEPDYVLDICNSMTELWDARPERPVILNLPATVEVATPNVYADQIEYMHKNLARRDSVILSVHPHNDRGTGIACAELAVLAGAQRVEGCIFGNGERTGNVDIATLALNLHAQGIDPMIDFSDIDEIRRTVEYCNRFEVHPRHPYVGDLVHTAFSGTHQDAIKKGFIAHRARASAEDRPESEVPWNVPYLPIDPADIGRSYDAVIRVNSQSGKGGIAYLLESEFGIELPRRLQIDFARHVQQHTDANGSEVSAGGLLAVFQQVYLDRGTPVECLALNSYQVADTEGVTRVELVLDVSGRQHRSTHDGVGPVEALTSALEAHNISVGVLSLHQTSVGAGNDSEALTLLECRSDDGTFWIAGRGRSVLAASMSAVMTAAMRVTAHRKPANSRGLDLQ; this comes from the coding sequence ATGACAAAGACATCTTTTCCCCATATTTCGACTCCGGCAGGCGACCGGCCCGAAAGTGCGCCGAGCTGGAACCAGCAACGATATTCTCAGATGCCCTCGCATCGCTACACCAACGTCTACTCTCGAGTCGAAGTACCGATTGCCGAACGCGACTGGCCGACGAGGCAGCTCACCGAGGCTCCACAGTGGGTCCCGGTTGACTTGCGCGATGGCAATCAAGCGCTCGCCGAGCCGATGGACCCGGCTCGTAAGCGTCGCTTCTTCGAGCTCATGGTCGCCATGGGATACAAAGAGATCGAGGTTGGCTACCCCTCAGCATCACAGACCGACTACGACTTCGTGCGGCAGATCGCCGATGCCGACATCGCCCCGGACGACGTGACGATTGTCGTGTTTACCCCAGCTCGTCGAGACCTCATCGAGCGGACCGTGACCTCGATCCAGGGGATTTCCAATCCGGTCGTGATTCACATGTATACGGCGACCGCTCCAACGTGGCGCAACCTGGTGCTCGGCTACGAGCGGGAAGCACTCAAGGAACTCATCTTGGCTGGTGGACGTGATGTGCTTGAATTTGCCGGGGACATGCCGAACGTACGCTTTGAATTTTCCCCAGAAGTTTTTAACCTGACCGAACCCGACTATGTACTCGACATCTGCAACAGCATGACAGAGCTGTGGGATGCGAGGCCTGAGCGTCCCGTGATTCTCAACCTGCCGGCCACTGTGGAAGTCGCAACCCCGAACGTGTATGCCGACCAAATCGAATACATGCACAAAAATCTTGCACGCCGCGATTCCGTGATCTTGTCGGTACATCCACACAACGACCGCGGTACAGGGATCGCTTGCGCCGAGCTCGCTGTGCTCGCGGGAGCTCAACGGGTTGAAGGGTGCATTTTTGGGAACGGCGAACGCACCGGAAACGTTGATATCGCGACACTGGCACTAAATCTCCACGCTCAAGGCATCGATCCGATGATCGATTTTTCCGACATCGATGAAATCCGTCGAACAGTGGAGTATTGCAACCGTTTTGAGGTGCACCCGCGCCACCCCTATGTTGGCGACCTCGTGCACACCGCCTTCAGCGGCACACATCAGGATGCGATTAAGAAAGGGTTCATAGCGCATCGTGCACGGGCCAGCGCTGAAGACCGTCCGGAATCCGAGGTTCCTTGGAATGTTCCTTATCTACCGATTGACCCGGCCGATATTGGGCGGAGTTACGACGCGGTGATACGTGTGAACTCCCAGTCGGGGAAGGGCGGAATCGCATATCTGCTCGAATCTGAGTTTGGGATTGAGTTGCCTCGACGCCTGCAGATTGACTTCGCTCGCCATGTGCAGCAGCATACTGATGCCAACGGCAGCGAAGTCAGTGCAGGCGGACTGTTGGCTGTCTTTCAGCAGGTCTATCTGGATCGGGGCACACCAGTTGAGTGCCTCGCACTGAACAGTTATCAGGTTGCAGATACGGAGGGAGTCACTCGCGTGGAGCTCGTTCTCGACGTTTCTGGGCGGCAACACAGGAGCACCCATGATGGTGTTGGGCCCGTTGAGGCTTTGACTTCCGCACTGGAGGCTCACAACATCTCGGTTGGCGTTCTCAGCCTGCACCAGACCAGCGTGGGTGCAGGCAACGACAGCGAGGCACTGACGCTACTTGAATGCCGAAGCGATGACGGTACTTTCTGGATTGCCGGACGTGGCCGGTCGGTGCTGGCGGCGAGCATGTCGGCTGTTATGACAGCGGCCATGCGGGTCACCGCCCATCGGAAGCCTGCGAATTCAAGGGGTCTTGATTTGCAGTGA
- a CDS encoding histidine phosphatase family protein: MATVILVRHGRTTANATGLLAGRAVGVTLDQIGRDQAALTGDRLAAVPLVGVVSSPLERCQQTAQLILDRQTDAPYAPVEPDLTECDYGQWQGRTLSDLATEELWPVVQSQPSAVVFPGGESMAAMQSRSVAAIRRHDAAFEAEYGPGAVWAAVSHGDIIKSILADALGMHLDLFQRINVGPASISIVRYGASRPSVYATNTDAGDLSWLSNDTQSGDAPVGGGAGPTAP, translated from the coding sequence GTGCGGCACGGCCGCACCACAGCCAATGCGACTGGACTGCTGGCCGGTCGGGCCGTCGGCGTCACCCTGGACCAGATCGGGCGGGACCAGGCGGCTCTGACCGGAGACCGACTCGCGGCCGTGCCCTTGGTCGGGGTGGTGTCGAGCCCTCTTGAGCGTTGTCAGCAGACCGCCCAGCTCATCCTCGATCGCCAGACTGACGCGCCATACGCGCCGGTCGAACCTGATCTCACCGAGTGCGATTACGGCCAGTGGCAGGGCCGCACGCTCAGTGATCTCGCGACCGAGGAATTGTGGCCGGTTGTGCAGTCGCAACCGTCCGCCGTCGTCTTTCCCGGCGGTGAATCCATGGCAGCGATGCAGTCTCGGTCAGTGGCAGCAATTCGACGCCACGATGCAGCCTTCGAGGCTGAGTACGGACCAGGGGCCGTATGGGCGGCGGTGAGTCACGGTGACATTATCAAGTCAATCCTCGCGGACGCGCTCGGCATGCACCTTGACCTGTTCCAGCGTATTAACGTGGGCCCGGCCTCCATATCGATCGTGCGCTATGGGGCTAGTCGGCCAAGCGTCTACGCGACCAATACCGACGCGGGTGATCTGTCGTGGCTGTCGAACGATACCCAATCCGGCGATGCGCCGGTAGGTGGCGGTGCAGGGCCAACGGCGCCATGA
- a CDS encoding Abi family protein, which produces MPRMPRPRGTLRYDKPPLNLGELAGRLAARGLEIPDMERARRYLRHIGYYRLSPYMIPFQIGRPDHVFRDGTTFDDVLGLYVFDRALRLLVMDALERVEVAVRAALTDHMSTTYGDSHWYLDASHFRDRSKHDRLLRIIRETSDARLTGQPESEDGSLNHRSALEHYLTTYRSPELPPSWLMVETLTLGQLDNMITNLSRRSDKTAVATSIGLTAPVMESWLRTYVRVRNVCAHHGRLWNVGLGVYPVIPTSPKVSWLAISKALPDRSRKRL; this is translated from the coding sequence ATGCCTCGAATGCCGCGGCCTCGTGGCACTCTCCGCTATGACAAGCCGCCACTGAATCTTGGCGAACTCGCCGGACGCCTAGCCGCGCGCGGTCTGGAAATCCCAGACATGGAGCGTGCGAGAAGATACCTACGGCACATCGGGTACTACCGACTTTCGCCGTACATGATCCCTTTCCAGATCGGCCGGCCTGATCACGTGTTCCGTGATGGAACGACGTTCGACGACGTGCTGGGTCTCTATGTATTCGATCGGGCGCTGCGGCTGCTGGTGATGGATGCGTTAGAACGGGTTGAGGTTGCGGTACGCGCGGCGCTCACAGACCATATGTCGACGACCTACGGGGATTCGCACTGGTATCTTGACGCATCACACTTCCGCGACCGAAGTAAGCACGACAGACTGCTCAGGATCATCCGCGAGACCTCTGATGCACGCCTCACTGGGCAGCCTGAATCCGAGGATGGTTCACTCAATCATCGATCGGCGTTGGAACACTACCTGACGACTTATAGATCTCCCGAACTACCGCCGTCCTGGCTCATGGTGGAGACGCTCACACTCGGTCAACTGGACAACATGATCACCAACTTAAGCCGAAGGTCGGACAAGACCGCAGTCGCCACTAGCATTGGCCTGACTGCGCCAGTGATGGAGTCTTGGCTACGGACTTATGTTAGGGTGCGAAACGTTTGTGCGCACCATGGGCGACTGTGGAACGTCGGCCTCGGTGTGTACCCGGTGATCCCGACGTCGCCCAAAGTTTCGTGGCTCGCGATTTCCAAGGCTCTTCCCGATCGGTCTAGGAAGCGTCTGTAG
- a CDS encoding DUF3090 domain-containing protein — MPTLVHEFSWPDRVVVGTIGVPGARTFYLQVRAGTQLVSIALEKQQSALLAENIDEILDQLITVEGNRFSVPTSTPLELVDNDQLEAVQEQFRAGAMSLGWDPTTAQVVIEAHPITDIDADDNDESPDEDGANETEMLLVRMPVGTARAFAKRTREIVGAGRPTCPLCGYPMDADGHICILPEV; from the coding sequence ATGCCTACACTTGTTCACGAGTTTTCCTGGCCTGATCGGGTCGTCGTTGGCACCATTGGCGTTCCGGGGGCGCGCACGTTCTACCTGCAGGTGCGCGCGGGGACGCAGCTCGTGAGTATTGCTCTGGAGAAGCAGCAGTCGGCTCTGCTCGCGGAGAATATCGACGAAATTCTCGATCAGCTCATCACCGTCGAGGGCAACCGCTTCAGCGTTCCCACGAGTACTCCCCTCGAACTTGTCGACAATGACCAGCTCGAGGCCGTCCAGGAGCAGTTTCGCGCCGGCGCCATGAGCCTAGGCTGGGATCCAACCACGGCCCAGGTCGTCATTGAAGCCCACCCCATCACCGATATCGATGCTGATGACAACGACGAATCGCCTGATGAGGACGGCGCCAACGAGACCGAAATGCTGCTCGTGCGAATGCCGGTCGGCACCGCCCGCGCATTCGCCAAGCGCACCCGCGAGATCGTGGGCGCCGGGCGGCCTACGTGCCCCCTCTGCGGTTACCCCATGGACGCAGACGGGCACATCTGCATCCTTCCAGAGGTCTGA
- a CDS encoding glycoside hydrolase family 5 protein: MRIVTDGTRLRDEHGRERVFHGINLVAKGDHEPHGSFIDRGFKGTWTKHDLEDLAARGFTLVRLGVMWAAVEPEPGAYDKDYLDWIVEQLDLIHDAGMAVLLDSHQDLYSQSFGDGAPYWATLSGHQFAATELWSDAYLTSAALHEALDAFWTNAPGPGGVGLQERFAAMWAHVAAKVGEHPAVVGYDLLNEPAPGSAAPDIFAALIGTFATVTGQDPHQVFADFEDPDAKLAQLARLEDEDVYRKIGDATVPLVQAFETDSVGPMMERVAAAVRAVDGETLLAREHSYFANMGVPSGQPALADTAWVYSPHGYDLTVDSPAIALSSNIRAGVIFSRHKETQNRLAVPVIVGEWGALSLGEGVHAHGEFLLDLFDSYGWSWTYWVWEPGFAGSEAAATLDRPRPIAFAGTAQSWRVEGKALHATWEGQDGEQPSVFFVPEWAQTQPITVRRDGVEIAVRQDGPWISVDPGLGYFELSPAR; this comes from the coding sequence ATGCGGATCGTCACTGATGGAACCCGGCTCCGGGATGAGCACGGCCGGGAACGGGTTTTTCACGGCATCAACTTGGTAGCCAAGGGAGATCACGAACCACACGGCTCATTTATTGACCGAGGGTTCAAGGGAACCTGGACCAAGCATGATCTCGAAGATCTTGCCGCACGCGGATTCACTTTGGTCAGGCTGGGAGTCATGTGGGCCGCCGTGGAACCCGAGCCGGGAGCCTATGACAAGGACTACCTCGACTGGATCGTGGAGCAGCTGGACCTCATCCATGACGCAGGAATGGCAGTGCTCCTGGACTCGCATCAAGACCTCTACTCCCAGAGTTTCGGGGATGGGGCACCCTACTGGGCCACCCTGAGCGGCCACCAGTTTGCAGCCACAGAACTGTGGAGCGACGCCTACCTAACCAGTGCGGCGTTGCATGAAGCACTCGACGCCTTCTGGACCAATGCGCCCGGCCCGGGCGGCGTTGGGCTGCAGGAGCGCTTCGCGGCCATGTGGGCACACGTCGCCGCCAAGGTGGGTGAACATCCCGCCGTCGTGGGTTACGACCTGCTGAACGAGCCCGCCCCCGGATCCGCGGCCCCTGACATCTTTGCGGCGCTGATCGGCACGTTCGCGACGGTCACCGGTCAGGATCCGCACCAGGTATTCGCCGACTTCGAGGATCCGGACGCGAAATTGGCCCAGCTTGCCCGTCTCGAGGACGAGGACGTGTACCGCAAGATCGGAGATGCGACCGTCCCACTGGTGCAAGCCTTTGAGACTGACTCCGTAGGGCCCATGATGGAGCGAGTGGCCGCCGCGGTCCGCGCCGTCGACGGCGAGACGCTTCTGGCCCGCGAACACTCCTACTTCGCGAACATGGGGGTGCCGTCGGGGCAGCCGGCGCTGGCTGACACCGCCTGGGTGTACTCGCCACACGGCTATGACCTAACGGTCGACAGCCCTGCCATCGCGCTGTCCTCCAACATCCGCGCCGGCGTCATCTTCTCCCGGCACAAAGAGACCCAGAACAGGCTTGCGGTTCCCGTGATCGTGGGGGAGTGGGGCGCACTGAGTCTCGGTGAGGGGGTGCATGCCCATGGCGAGTTCCTCCTGGACCTTTTCGACTCCTACGGCTGGTCCTGGACCTATTGGGTGTGGGAGCCGGGCTTCGCCGGGTCAGAGGCTGCCGCGACGCTGGACAGACCGCGCCCCATCGCCTTCGCCGGGACGGCACAGAGCTGGCGGGTCGAGGGTAAGGCGCTGCACGCCACGTGGGAAGGGCAGGATGGTGAGCAACCGTCAGTGTTCTTCGTCCCTGAGTGGGCGCAAACCCAGCCGATCACCGTTCGCCGTGACGGGGTTGAGATTGCGGTACGCCAGGATGGCCCCTGGATTTCGGTCGATCCCGGACTCGGTTACTTTGAGTTAAGCCCGGCCCGGTAG
- a CDS encoding exonuclease domain-containing protein — protein sequence MLDFTAVDFETANSFRGSPCSVGLVRVRDGRAVDKQHWLIRPPEGADWFDAWNTAIHGITAGMVTNAPRWKDVLPQIVNFIGDDVAVAHNAGFDIGVIRYACEVDNIEWPEMRFLCSLVMARRTLALPTYRLPFVAASLGFELENHHDALADANAVVEIVARLATQREVTDVASLAAAVGVRLGRVGSGIYRGCVANGAGDRGFTPIEVNADADPSGYLHGRVVVFTGALMSMTRDVARQECAKVGAIPEENTTKRTNVLVVGDINPAALRPGSDLTGKTRKAFELQDKGQKIEVMTEDDFLRCLDGNRLDSAEVLLDDSCRQTAEAEPHPAISAPKRGRSALSTMRQPPEQPKPARAPKPLRRTPVPTDQACSVEDCETVAAFKTRKKPTWCAVHIEDIQRIGGLRPLESFTHPDDWQLTECMNCAVQAHYRFNYTLEKNGWSEPTCRACYWRKWAKKARGDWAELTPATFEETKTYVDGHGFDYLGALTAPSLSDDPHLTKCRRCGKISAQRLGDIGFGCTCQPRN from the coding sequence ATGCTCGATTTCACTGCAGTCGATTTTGAAACGGCTAACTCGTTTCGTGGTTCTCCATGTTCGGTCGGGCTTGTAAGAGTCCGTGACGGACGGGCAGTAGACAAGCAGCACTGGCTGATCCGCCCGCCGGAAGGCGCTGATTGGTTCGACGCCTGGAACACAGCGATTCACGGGATCACTGCTGGGATGGTGACCAACGCTCCTCGCTGGAAGGATGTGCTGCCGCAGATCGTCAACTTCATCGGTGACGACGTGGCTGTGGCCCACAACGCAGGCTTCGACATCGGAGTCATCCGCTACGCCTGCGAGGTGGACAACATCGAGTGGCCCGAAATGCGCTTCCTTTGCAGCCTCGTCATGGCCCGTCGAACCCTGGCGCTCCCGACCTATCGATTGCCTTTTGTGGCCGCGTCACTGGGCTTCGAGTTGGAAAACCACCACGACGCCCTAGCGGACGCGAACGCTGTGGTCGAGATCGTCGCAAGGCTCGCAACGCAGCGGGAAGTCACCGACGTCGCTAGCCTCGCTGCGGCCGTGGGTGTCCGCCTCGGGCGCGTGGGCAGCGGCATCTACCGCGGCTGCGTCGCGAACGGCGCTGGCGACCGCGGATTCACCCCCATCGAAGTCAACGCGGACGCCGACCCGAGTGGTTACCTACACGGTCGCGTTGTGGTCTTCACGGGGGCACTCATGTCAATGACGCGGGATGTAGCCCGGCAGGAATGCGCCAAAGTCGGCGCGATCCCCGAGGAGAACACTACGAAACGAACCAACGTCCTGGTAGTTGGAGATATCAACCCTGCTGCGCTGCGCCCGGGATCGGACCTCACGGGCAAGACGCGAAAGGCGTTCGAATTGCAGGACAAGGGTCAGAAGATTGAGGTGATGACGGAGGATGACTTTCTCCGCTGCCTCGACGGCAACCGCCTCGACAGCGCTGAGGTCCTTCTCGACGATAGCTGCCGGCAGACCGCGGAGGCGGAGCCGCACCCTGCGATTTCCGCTCCGAAGCGCGGACGAAGCGCTCTGTCGACCATGCGACAGCCACCGGAGCAACCAAAGCCAGCGAGGGCCCCGAAACCACTGCGCAGGACTCCGGTCCCCACCGATCAAGCCTGCTCGGTCGAGGACTGCGAGACTGTAGCCGCGTTCAAAACTCGGAAGAAGCCGACTTGGTGCGCGGTCCACATCGAAGACATTCAACGCATCGGCGGGCTCCGCCCGCTGGAATCCTTTACGCATCCCGACGACTGGCAGCTGACAGAGTGCATGAACTGTGCGGTGCAAGCGCATTACCGCTTTAATTACACGCTGGAGAAGAACGGCTGGAGCGAGCCGACCTGCCGTGCCTGCTACTGGCGCAAGTGGGCCAAAAAAGCAAGGGGAGATTGGGCTGAGCTCACTCCAGCGACCTTCGAGGAAACCAAAACATACGTCGACGGACACGGATTCGACTACCTTGGAGCACTCACCGCACCGTCATTAAGCGACGATCCGCACCTCACGAAGTGCCGTCGCTGTGGGAAGATCAGCGCCCAGAGACTCGGAGACATTGGTTTCGGATGTACCTGCCAGCCCCGAAACTAA
- a CDS encoding SCO1664 family protein: MPTPDLATAELTLTGRITTASNATFLGSIGDAMVVYKPIAGESPLWDFPHGTLAQREVAAYLVSQALGWGVVPHTWLRDGPMGEGMVQLWQDQDPAQSAVNLVATDQVPETGWKHVLEGQDENGQLVTLVHEDSAALRRMAVFDIIVNNADRKGDHILAMTDGHRHGVDHGLTFHREPKLRTVLWGWRGEALSAEERDGIDRVSEGLHGGLGRNLADLLSADEIASLAARCARLRLAGQFPAPSGEMPAVPWPLF, encoded by the coding sequence ATGCCAACGCCGGACCTAGCGACCGCCGAGCTGACGCTTACCGGCCGCATCACAACGGCTTCAAACGCCACATTTCTGGGCAGCATCGGCGACGCAATGGTCGTCTATAAGCCGATAGCAGGCGAAAGTCCGCTGTGGGATTTTCCCCACGGCACCCTGGCTCAGCGGGAGGTGGCCGCCTACCTGGTCTCGCAGGCTCTCGGCTGGGGCGTCGTGCCGCACACCTGGCTCCGCGATGGTCCGATGGGCGAAGGAATGGTGCAGCTCTGGCAGGACCAAGACCCCGCCCAAAGCGCCGTGAACCTCGTCGCGACGGATCAGGTGCCGGAGACGGGCTGGAAACACGTTCTCGAGGGACAAGATGAGAACGGACAGCTGGTCACCCTCGTTCACGAAGACTCGGCAGCGCTGCGACGCATGGCGGTGTTCGACATCATCGTTAACAACGCCGACCGCAAAGGCGACCACATTCTTGCCATGACGGACGGACACCGGCATGGTGTGGACCACGGGCTCACCTTTCACCGTGAGCCCAAGCTGCGCACGGTGCTGTGGGGATGGCGGGGAGAAGCTCTATCCGCCGAGGAACGCGACGGCATCGATCGTGTCAGCGAAGGACTGCACGGTGGACTGGGTCGAAATCTGGCGGACTTGCTCAGCGCCGATGAAATCGCATCCCTCGCCGCGCGCTGCGCCCGGTTGCGCTTGGCAGGGCAGTTTCCGGCTCCGAGCGGTGAGATGCCAGCGGTGCCCTGGCCGCTGTTCTAA
- a CDS encoding FadR/GntR family transcriptional regulator gives MEGNYVAQVTRTPLADQAADLLLERIRSGEWALGEKLPGETTLAPQLGIGRSTLREAIRQLAGRGVVASRQGSGVFIMALDVAEDWDIILRSTDITSVIEARIAIETEAASLAAARRTPADVRAIRRALTKRAEGRDEIESHVDTDTAFHRTIVAAAHNPVLLDLFDSFTPRLREAMIEMLRTRKRFGHAEDQELHGGLADAIFDRDSVTAAQRSRTHLLSLRDSLA, from the coding sequence TTGGAAGGCAATTACGTGGCACAAGTGACTCGAACTCCGCTGGCGGATCAAGCAGCGGATCTCTTACTCGAACGCATCCGTTCGGGCGAATGGGCTCTGGGCGAAAAGCTCCCGGGCGAGACCACGCTTGCTCCCCAGCTCGGCATCGGACGATCCACGCTGCGTGAGGCCATTCGCCAGCTGGCAGGGCGCGGAGTAGTGGCATCCCGGCAGGGCTCGGGTGTATTCATCATGGCACTGGACGTCGCGGAAGACTGGGATATCATCCTGCGGAGCACCGACATCACCTCGGTCATCGAGGCACGCATCGCCATCGAAACAGAAGCCGCCTCGCTCGCCGCCGCACGTCGGACCCCGGCGGATGTCCGTGCGATCCGCCGCGCCCTCACTAAACGCGCCGAAGGCCGCGATGAAATTGAGAGTCACGTCGATACAGATACCGCGTTCCACCGCACGATCGTGGCCGCGGCACACAATCCAGTACTGCTAGATCTGTTCGATAGCTTCACCCCCCGACTTCGCGAGGCAATGATCGAGATGTTGCGCACCCGCAAGAGATTTGGGCACGCGGAGGACCAAGAGCTTCACGGGGGGCTCGCCGACGCGATCTTCGATCGAGACTCCGTCACGGCTGCTCAGCGTAGTCGCACTCACCTGCTATCGCTGCGGGATAGCCTCGCATAG